One Rhizobium sp. NRK18 genomic window carries:
- a CDS encoding ATP-binding cassette domain-containing protein, translating into MTLLKLTDVHKSFGPIKVLHGVNLEIAAGEVVGLVGDNGAGKSTLMKSITGVYPIDEGTVSFDGEDVTQKDPGERRSRGIEMIYQDLALAAQQDIANNIFLGREPTKRLWGILPNFIDKAKIDAEALKMIKRLGVRIPSIHVPVGTLSGGQQQTIAIARALTFQPKLVIMDEPTAALAVREVESVLTLIKQMRDDGIAVILISHRLNDVFEACGRIVVLRQGSVIADLKKEQTNMNEVVSYIVGAHG; encoded by the coding sequence ATGACGCTTCTCAAACTCACCGACGTCCACAAGTCCTTCGGGCCCATCAAGGTCCTGCACGGCGTCAATCTCGAGATCGCCGCGGGCGAAGTCGTCGGCCTCGTCGGCGATAACGGTGCCGGCAAGTCGACGCTGATGAAGTCGATCACAGGCGTCTATCCGATCGACGAAGGCACCGTCAGCTTCGACGGCGAGGACGTGACGCAGAAGGATCCCGGCGAGCGCCGCTCGCGAGGAATCGAGATGATCTATCAGGATCTCGCACTCGCCGCCCAGCAGGACATCGCCAACAACATCTTCCTCGGCCGCGAACCGACCAAGCGGTTGTGGGGCATCCTGCCGAACTTTATCGACAAGGCGAAGATCGACGCCGAGGCGCTGAAGATGATCAAGCGGCTCGGCGTGCGCATCCCCTCGATCCACGTCCCCGTCGGCACGCTGTCGGGCGGCCAGCAGCAGACGATCGCGATCGCGCGGGCGCTCACCTTCCAGCCCAAGCTCGTCATCATGGACGAGCCGACGGCCGCGCTGGCGGTCCGCGAGGTGGAAAGCGTGCTGACGCTCATCAAGCAGATGCGCGACGACGGCATCGCCGTCATCCTGATCAGCCACCGCCTGAACGACGTTTTCGAGGCTTGCGGGCGCATCGTCGTGCTTCGCCAGGGCAGCGTGATCGCCGATCTGAAAAAAGAACAGACCAACATGAACGAAGTCGTCTCCTACATCGTAGGCGCCCACGGCTGA
- a CDS encoding DUF3800 domain-containing protein: MHLCFIDESGTPPSKPNPNQPYFTLGAVVIDAWRWHEIAKLVRGYTSRHGIKGELKWRYFAPHNQQPDNPLRAKTAQQRKALSLELAKLIAKSPLTIIACVTDIEAAFAYASISSQRELYHFAYKPLTERFQYFLQDQKSLGVVIADHRGKDDDRLLRAHHDTLIAKPGNTISGYNKLIEGLFLQDSCHSIGIQLADFVAGAIHRAYSTGDGELAAIIKPRLRRKPDGTTLGHGIVHHPRDRFRPDLRRK, from the coding sequence ATGCATCTGTGTTTTATCGATGAAAGCGGAACGCCGCCCTCCAAACCAAATCCCAATCAGCCTTACTTCACGCTGGGTGCAGTTGTGATTGACGCTTGGCGGTGGCACGAGATTGCCAAACTGGTTCGCGGCTACACCTCAAGACATGGCATCAAGGGCGAGCTCAAGTGGCGATACTTCGCACCCCACAATCAGCAGCCGGACAACCCATTGAGAGCCAAGACCGCTCAACAACGAAAGGCATTAAGCTTAGAACTAGCCAAACTGATAGCCAAAAGCCCTTTGACGATCATCGCTTGCGTGACCGACATAGAGGCAGCCTTTGCTTACGCCTCAATTTCAAGCCAGCGCGAGCTGTATCATTTCGCTTATAAGCCTCTGACCGAACGGTTTCAGTACTTCCTGCAAGATCAGAAGAGTTTGGGCGTGGTCATAGCAGACCATCGCGGCAAAGATGATGATCGGCTTTTAAGGGCACATCATGACACACTTATTGCCAAGCCGGGCAACACCATATCGGGTTACAATAAACTGATTGAGGGCCTATTTCTTCAAGACTCATGCCACTCCATCGGAATTCAGCTTGCCGATTTTGTAGCAGGAGCCATCCATAGAGCCTATTCGACTGGAGACGGCGAACTTGCGGCAATTATCAAGCCGCGTCTACGTCGAAAGCCAGATGGCACAACCTTAGGCCACGGGATCGTGCATCACCCTCGCGACCGATTCAGGCCAGATCTTCGAAGAAAATAG
- a CDS encoding TIGR02300 family protein — MAKAELGTKRICPDTGKKFYDLNRNPVVSPYSGNSWPLSFFEETSAIAVMEKEEEEDVAEVDTENNEVELVSLEDADGNDSGDDIPDMGDDDDVDLGDDDDDDTFLESDDDDDDDDMSGLIGVGGDDDET, encoded by the coding sequence GTGGCAAAAGCAGAACTTGGAACGAAACGCATCTGCCCCGACACGGGCAAGAAGTTCTACGACCTCAACCGCAACCCGGTTGTCTCTCCCTATTCCGGCAATTCCTGGCCGCTTTCCTTCTTCGAGGAAACGTCCGCCATCGCGGTGATGGAGAAGGAAGAGGAAGAGGACGTCGCGGAAGTCGATACCGAGAACAACGAAGTCGAACTGGTGTCCCTCGAGGATGCCGACGGCAACGATTCGGGCGACGATATCCCGGATATGGGTGATGACGACGATGTCGATCTCGGCGACGACGATGACGACGACACCTTCCTCGAAAGCGACGACGACGACGATGACGACGACATGTCCGGCCTGATCGGCGTCGGCGGCGACGACGACGAGACCTGA
- a CDS encoding substrate-binding domain-containing protein — protein sequence MTVAIGALATQVHAEEKTYGVLMKTLSNPFWGAMEQGVKDGAQEAGVKYYLQAVESDQAAEPQLNVCNTMLQQKPDAMITAAINSTILLPCLKQATDMNIPVVDLDGNLDHKIAADAGVKIAFSIGSDNVAAGGQGAEYLVNKLGKDAKGPVLVIEGLSGNVTGQKRASGFAEKLKELAPGLEIVASLPGDWDRGKAANIANDTLTAHPDLVAIFAANDGMALGAVESVFAAGKQDQVTVIGVDGNSDAVKSIKAGRLSASVAQLPYLVGKQAVEDVTKVLAGEKMQDWIYVPTLVLTKDVLEKGTEPMLEYVK from the coding sequence ATGACCGTGGCCATCGGGGCGCTCGCGACCCAGGTTCACGCCGAGGAAAAGACATACGGCGTCCTCATGAAGACGCTGTCAAACCCGTTCTGGGGCGCCATGGAACAGGGCGTCAAGGACGGCGCCCAGGAAGCCGGCGTCAAGTACTACCTGCAGGCCGTCGAAAGCGACCAGGCAGCGGAACCGCAGCTCAACGTCTGCAACACCATGCTGCAGCAGAAGCCGGATGCGATGATCACCGCGGCGATCAATTCCACCATCCTTCTGCCCTGCCTCAAGCAGGCGACCGACATGAATATCCCGGTCGTCGATCTCGACGGCAACCTCGATCACAAGATCGCCGCGGATGCCGGTGTGAAGATCGCCTTCTCGATCGGCTCCGACAACGTCGCGGCCGGCGGTCAGGGTGCGGAATACCTCGTCAACAAGCTCGGCAAGGACGCCAAGGGTCCGGTGCTGGTGATCGAGGGCCTGTCCGGCAACGTCACCGGCCAGAAGCGCGCTTCGGGCTTCGCCGAAAAGCTGAAGGAACTGGCGCCGGGCCTCGAGATCGTCGCGTCGCTGCCGGGCGACTGGGACCGCGGCAAGGCCGCCAACATCGCCAACGACACGCTGACGGCGCATCCCGACCTCGTCGCCATCTTCGCGGCCAATGACGGCATGGCGCTCGGCGCTGTCGAATCCGTCTTCGCCGCCGGCAAGCAGGACCAGGTTACCGTCATCGGCGTCGACGGCAATTCCGATGCCGTCAAGTCGATCAAGGCCGGTCGTCTCTCCGCCTCCGTCGCCCAGCTTCCCTATCTGGTCGGCAAGCAGGCGGTGGAAGACGTCACCAAGGTCCTGGCCGGCGAAAAGATGCAGGACTGGATCTACGTGCCGACGCTGGTGCTGACCAAGGATGTGCTCGAGAAGGGCACCGAACCGATGCTGGAATACGTCAAGTAA
- a CDS encoding ABC transporter permease: MKVTSLLARAHVRAESLAVLIALCVIMTIISPVFLSVGNIFNIILATATYGILAIGATFVISAAGIDLSLGSVLGLGSVTGAFLVVNLGLPWPFAIIGSLAAGMLAGWVSGIIIVRGRVPAFIVTLGMLGIARGLALIISNGRGIYGLPEEILFLGQARPFGVPTPVYILVIVAIVSHYILAHTPFGAHTLALGDSEAAARATGINVKRQRLLLYTLSGFMAGLAGLMFSARVNTGDPTAGLNYELLAITAAIIGGTNLFGGRGSILGTMIGALIMGVLQNGLNLMAVQAYYQQMAIGMVLIAAVWLDQVRSRGRM, encoded by the coding sequence ATGAAAGTGACATCGCTGCTGGCACGCGCGCATGTGCGGGCGGAATCGCTCGCCGTGCTGATCGCGCTCTGCGTGATCATGACGATCATCTCGCCGGTCTTCTTGAGCGTCGGCAACATCTTCAACATCATCCTGGCGACCGCCACCTATGGCATTCTGGCGATCGGCGCGACCTTCGTCATCAGCGCTGCCGGAATCGACCTGTCGCTCGGCTCCGTGCTCGGCCTTGGCTCCGTGACGGGCGCTTTTCTGGTCGTCAATCTCGGCCTGCCCTGGCCGTTCGCCATCATCGGCAGTCTCGCCGCCGGCATGTTGGCCGGCTGGGTCAGCGGCATCATCATCGTGCGCGGCCGGGTGCCCGCCTTCATCGTCACGCTCGGCATGCTCGGCATCGCGCGCGGTCTGGCGCTGATCATTTCCAACGGCCGAGGCATCTACGGCCTGCCGGAGGAAATCCTGTTTCTCGGCCAGGCGCGCCCCTTCGGCGTCCCGACGCCGGTCTATATCCTCGTCATCGTCGCCATCGTCTCGCACTACATTCTCGCCCACACGCCATTCGGCGCCCACACCCTGGCGCTTGGGGACAGCGAGGCTGCTGCGCGCGCCACTGGCATCAACGTCAAGCGCCAGCGCCTGCTGCTCTACACGCTGTCTGGTTTCATGGCGGGGCTTGCCGGGCTGATGTTCAGCGCCCGCGTCAACACCGGCGATCCGACGGCCGGCCTCAATTACGAGCTGCTCGCCATCACGGCGGCCATCATCGGCGGCACCAACCTGTTCGGCGGACGAGGCTCGATCCTCGGCACCATGATCGGCGCGCTGATCATGGGCGTCCTGCAGAACGGTCTCAACCTGATGGCCGTCCAGGCCTACTACCAGCAGATGGCGATCGGCATGGTCCTGATCGCCGCCGTCTGGCTCGATCAGGTGCGCAGCCGGGGGAGGATGTGA
- a CDS encoding LacI family DNA-binding transcriptional regulator: MADHKTGESPLASVVSIKDVAERAGVSPGSVSNVLNGKRRQDDPIGRAVLEAVKALDYRPNPMASSLRRADSRVIGLVIPDFQNPFFAELVSALEQSAEATGYRIVATSSRETVDIEAREIRELLGWRVAGLLLAPTIGSRNAETQLAAQAVPSVIVDRVSEGLPMDGVGVDNAVATGAVMRDLIGLGHRRILVAYFDDAVGNVAERLAGVKQAVAGRPEGLSVDYLACGPTVESAQAALEGYLAAHPMPSAFFCLYNTATLAAYAAIARRGLAAGRDVALAGFDDSAWMAQMTPPIAAIVQPVQAIAQKAWELLMARIGGEQGPPRVERLACSFERRGTLVGPASGEASGH; this comes from the coding sequence ATGGCAGATCACAAGACGGGCGAAAGCCCGCTCGCATCGGTGGTGTCGATCAAGGACGTGGCGGAGCGCGCCGGCGTTTCGCCGGGCAGCGTCTCCAATGTCCTGAACGGCAAGCGGCGGCAGGACGATCCGATCGGCCGGGCCGTGCTGGAAGCCGTCAAGGCGCTCGACTACCGGCCGAACCCCATGGCCTCCAGCCTTCGCCGCGCCGACAGCCGCGTCATCGGCCTCGTCATTCCCGATTTCCAGAACCCCTTTTTCGCCGAACTCGTCTCCGCGCTGGAGCAATCCGCCGAAGCGACCGGATACCGCATCGTCGCCACCTCCAGCCGCGAAACCGTCGACATCGAGGCGCGCGAAATCCGCGAACTGCTCGGCTGGCGGGTCGCCGGCCTTCTGCTGGCGCCGACGATCGGCAGCCGCAATGCCGAAACCCAGCTCGCCGCGCAGGCGGTGCCGTCGGTCATCGTCGACCGTGTGTCGGAGGGCCTGCCGATGGATGGCGTCGGTGTCGACAATGCCGTGGCGACCGGCGCCGTCATGCGCGACCTGATCGGCCTCGGCCACCGCCGCATCCTCGTTGCCTATTTCGACGATGCCGTCGGCAACGTCGCCGAGCGACTGGCCGGGGTGAAGCAGGCGGTCGCAGGCAGGCCCGAAGGGCTTTCCGTCGATTATCTCGCCTGCGGCCCCACCGTCGAAAGCGCTCAGGCGGCGCTCGAAGGCTATCTTGCCGCGCACCCGATGCCGTCTGCCTTCTTCTGTCTCTACAACACGGCGACGCTTGCCGCCTATGCGGCCATTGCCCGTCGGGGCCTCGCCGCCGGGCGCGACGTGGCGCTTGCCGGTTTCGACGACAGCGCCTGGATGGCGCAGATGACGCCGCCGATCGCGGCCATCGTCCAGCCGGTCCAGGCGATCGCGCAGAAGGCGTGGGAATTGCTGATGGCGCGGATCGGCGGTGAACAGGGCCCGCCGCGCGTCGAGCGTCTCGCCTGCAGCTTCGAGCGGCGCGGCACCCTTGTGGGGCCGGCCTCGGGGGAGGCGAGCGGACATTAG
- the cmk gene encoding (d)CMP kinase, whose product MIIAIDGPAAAGKGTLSRRIAEEYGFHHLDTGLTYRATAKALLDAGLPLDDEAVAAGMAAKVDLAGLDRSVLSAHEIGEAASKIAVMPSVRRALVEAQRAFARKEPGTVLDGRDIGTVVCPDAAVKLYVTASAEVRARRRFDEIRAGGKQADFAEILADIVKRDARDSGRADSPLRPAEDAHLIDTSEMGIEAAFQAAKAIVDAALK is encoded by the coding sequence ATGATTATTGCCATCGACGGGCCGGCGGCAGCCGGCAAGGGCACGCTTTCACGCCGGATTGCCGAGGAGTACGGCTTTCACCATCTCGACACGGGGCTGACCTATCGCGCCACGGCCAAGGCGCTTCTCGACGCCGGGCTGCCGCTCGATGACGAGGCCGTGGCCGCCGGGATGGCGGCGAAGGTCGATCTTGCCGGGCTCGACCGTTCGGTGCTGTCGGCCCACGAGATCGGCGAAGCCGCCTCGAAGATCGCCGTGATGCCATCGGTGCGCCGGGCGCTGGTCGAGGCGCAGCGGGCGTTTGCGCGCAAGGAGCCCGGCACGGTGCTGGACGGGCGCGACATCGGCACGGTCGTCTGCCCGGATGCTGCCGTGAAGCTCTATGTGACGGCTTCAGCGGAGGTGCGCGCCAGGCGCCGTTTCGACGAGATCCGGGCGGGCGGCAAGCAAGCTGATTTTGCCGAGATCCTCGCCGACATCGTCAAGCGCGATGCGCGCGACAGCGGACGGGCCGACAGCCCTTTGCGGCCAGCGGAAGACGCGCACTTGATAGATACGTCCGAAATGGGTATAGAGGCCGCGTTTCAGGCAGCGAAGGCTATTGTCGACGCCGCCTTGAAATAG
- a CDS encoding NAD(P)-dependent oxidoreductase — protein MRIILDPAPRTAAEIFDAENHRRLMTEHDVAVYDGGDRDAFYSRHLPDCEILMSQQPMDRARLDSAPKLKAIFNVETNFLPNIDYETCFARGIHVLAPSGVFALPVAEMGLGMAISLARGIHSEHKRFAEGSERYGLEGNGEAELLTGSEFGFIGFGDLGRALFALLPGFRPKTIRVFDPWLPAGHLERIGVTPASLDEVLTKSRFVFVVASITTENQHLLNATNLPKMQKGASLILLSRAAVADFDAVGHLVRSGHIRFATDVFPEEPVAPGDPVRSLPGTLFSPHRAGALTSALQDIGRRVMEDVGQIAKGLPPVSCRRAERETVMRLRSKPVDKT, from the coding sequence ATGCGCATCATTCTGGATCCGGCGCCGCGCACGGCCGCCGAGATTTTCGACGCGGAGAACCATCGCCGGCTGATGACCGAGCACGATGTCGCGGTCTATGACGGCGGCGATCGCGATGCGTTCTACAGCCGCCATCTGCCCGACTGCGAGATCCTGATGAGCCAGCAGCCGATGGACAGGGCCCGGCTCGACAGCGCGCCGAAGCTGAAGGCGATCTTCAACGTCGAGACCAATTTCCTGCCGAACATCGATTACGAGACCTGTTTCGCCCGCGGCATCCATGTGCTGGCGCCGAGCGGCGTGTTCGCGTTACCCGTCGCCGAAATGGGGCTCGGCATGGCGATCTCGTTGGCGCGCGGCATTCACAGCGAACACAAGCGCTTTGCCGAAGGCAGCGAGCGCTACGGCTTGGAAGGCAATGGCGAGGCGGAATTGCTGACGGGCTCCGAGTTCGGCTTCATCGGCTTCGGCGATCTCGGCCGCGCGCTCTTCGCACTGCTGCCCGGCTTCCGGCCGAAGACGATCCGCGTCTTTGATCCGTGGCTGCCGGCCGGCCACCTGGAGCGCATCGGCGTGACGCCGGCGAGCCTGGACGAGGTGCTGACCAAAAGCCGGTTCGTCTTTGTCGTCGCCTCGATCACCACGGAGAACCAGCATCTTCTGAATGCGACCAACCTGCCGAAGATGCAGAAGGGCGCGTCGCTGATCCTCTTGTCGCGCGCGGCGGTCGCGGATTTCGACGCGGTCGGGCATCTCGTACGCTCGGGCCATATCCGCTTTGCGACCGACGTCTTCCCGGAAGAACCGGTCGCGCCCGGCGATCCGGTGCGGTCGCTTCCCGGCACGCTGTTTTCCCCGCACCGCGCCGGCGCGCTGACCAGCGCCCTTCAGGACATCGGCCGCCGCGTGATGGAAGACGTCGGGCAGATCGCCAAGGGCCTGCCGCCCGTCAGCTGCCGCCGCGCCGAACGCGAGACCGTCATGCGCCTGCGCAGCAAGCCGGTGGACAAGACGTGA